In Xanthomonas sacchari, a genomic segment contains:
- a CDS encoding DUF819 domain-containing protein — translation MPSTPLITNDIVIFGLIAATLGAVFWSAARPSGFWKRFYGIVPALLLCYLIPGIYNTVGLIDGQHNSLYNPVARDVLLPAALVLLTLTVDLKGILRLGPKLVAMYLGASFSIMLGAVAAFQIMKWLHPVTVAGDTWAGMVALAGSWIGGGANMLAMREVFQVDATTFGQFAVVDVGVGYVWMALLIFLAQRAPAIDARSGADTRGIDDLKQRIARFQAQHERVASLTDLMLIVGVAFGAVGLAHAIATPTAAWFDANVSWAKQFSLGSPFVWVVVLATTFGLLLSFTRARTLEGAGASRIGTLLLYFLIACIGMQMDLLALFDRPWIFALGLIWLVVHILLLLALGKLLRVPFFYFAIGSQSNVGGPASAPVVAAAFHPALAPVGVLLGTMGYATGTYLAYLVGIVLRAMAGAG, via the coding sequence ATGCCCTCGACGCCCCTGATCACCAACGACATCGTCATCTTCGGTCTGATCGCTGCCACCCTGGGGGCGGTGTTCTGGAGCGCGGCGCGGCCGTCGGGATTCTGGAAGCGTTTCTACGGCATCGTGCCGGCGCTGCTGCTGTGTTACCTGATTCCCGGCATCTACAACACCGTCGGCCTGATCGACGGACAACACAATTCGCTCTACAACCCGGTTGCGCGCGACGTGCTGCTGCCGGCGGCGCTGGTGCTGCTCACCCTGACCGTCGATCTCAAGGGCATATTGCGGCTGGGACCCAAGCTGGTGGCGATGTACCTGGGCGCGTCCTTCAGCATCATGCTCGGCGCGGTGGCGGCGTTCCAGATCATGAAGTGGCTGCACCCGGTCACCGTGGCCGGCGACACCTGGGCCGGCATGGTCGCGCTGGCCGGCAGCTGGATCGGCGGCGGCGCCAACATGCTGGCGATGCGCGAGGTGTTCCAGGTCGATGCCACCACCTTCGGCCAGTTCGCGGTGGTCGACGTCGGCGTCGGCTACGTGTGGATGGCGCTGCTGATCTTCCTGGCGCAGCGGGCGCCGGCCATCGACGCGCGCAGCGGGGCCGACACCCGCGGCATCGACGACCTCAAGCAGCGCATCGCGCGCTTCCAGGCCCAGCACGAACGCGTGGCCAGCCTTACCGACCTGATGCTGATCGTCGGCGTCGCCTTCGGCGCGGTCGGCCTGGCCCATGCGATCGCCACGCCGACGGCCGCCTGGTTCGACGCCAACGTCAGCTGGGCCAAGCAGTTCAGCCTGGGCTCGCCGTTCGTCTGGGTGGTGGTGCTGGCGACCACCTTCGGCCTGCTGCTCAGCTTCACCCGCGCGCGCACCCTTGAGGGCGCCGGCGCCTCGCGCATCGGCACGCTGTTGCTGTACTTCCTGATCGCCTGCATCGGCATGCAGATGGATCTGCTGGCGCTGTTCGACCGGCCCTGGATCTTCGCGCTCGGCCTGATCTGGCTGGTCGTGCACATCCTGTTGCTGCTGGCGTTGGGCAAGCTGCTGCGGGTGCCGTTCTTCTACTTCGCGATCGGCTCGCAGAGCAACGTCGGCGGCCCGGCCTCGGCGCCGGTGGTGGCCGCCGCGTTCCATCCTGCGCTGGCCCCGGTCGGGGTGTTGCTGGGCACCATGGGCTACGCCACCGGTACCTATCTGGCCTATCTGGTCGGGATCGTGTTGCGGGCGATGGCCGGGGCGGGGTGA